The Malus domestica chromosome 17, GDT2T_hap1 genome contains the following window.
tgtggtatccactagtgtaaatattttaaattgaagatcgaattcaatcattgtattcatatagggtcaaggagtgtggttgtaaaaaaacatcaaaatcggagttaaaatgaccgttaaatcgtgatttttcgtttataaccgtcgaaactttttgtcccgttacttgatctctgaatgtttttttttttttaatttttgacatatgcgatctcgaagtatatacaaacatgtttgacggttggatctttgaaactagtttcgtagaatgagtatcccatcaaaacaatagattcactaatacttaatagtttattcatacttttattaagtataatataagattttgtggtgtccactagtgtaaatattttaaattgaagattgaattcaatcattgtattcatataaggtcaaggagtgtagctgcaaaaaatcatcaaaatcagagttaaaatgaccgttaaatcgtgatttttctttttataaccgtcgaaaagttttgtcccgttaattgatctctaaatgttttgttttttgtaatttttgacgtatgcgatctcgaagtatatacaaacatgtttgacggttggatctttgaaactagtttcgtagaatgagtatcccatcaaaacaatagattcactaatacttaatagtttattcatacttttattaagtataacataagattttgtggtatccactagtgtaaatattttaaattgaagatcgaattcaatcattgtattcatataaggtcaaggagtgtagttttaaaaaatcatcaaaatcggagttaaattaaccgttaaatcgtgatttttcgtttataaccgtcgaaaagttttgtcccgttacttgctctctgaatgtttttttttttgcaatttttggcgtatgcgatctcgaaatatatacaaacatgtttgacggttggatcattgaaactagtttcatagaatgagtatcccattaaaacaatagattcactaatacttaatagtttattcatacttttattaagtataacataagattttgtagtatccactagtgtaaatattttaaattgaagatcgaatttaatcattgtattcatataaggtcaaggagtgtagttgtaaaaaatcatcaaaatcggagttaaattaaccgttaaatcgtgatttttcgtttataaccgtcgaaaagttttgtcccgttacttgctctctgaatgtttgttttttgcaatttttggcgtatgcgatctcgaaatatataaaaacatgtttgatgattggatcattgaaactagtttcgtagaatgagtatcccatcaaaacaatagattcactaatacttaagagtttattcatacttttattaagtataacataagattttgtggtatccactagtgtaaatattttaaattgaagatcgaattcaatcattgtattcatatagggtcaaggagtgtagttgtaaaaaatcatcaaaatcggagttaaaatgaccgttaaatcgtgatttttcgtttataaccgtcgaaaagttttgtcccgttacttgctctctgaatgtttgttttttgcaatttttggcgtatgcgatctcgaagtatatacaaacatgtttgacggttggatcgttgaaattagtttcgtataattcgtatcccatgaagttcaatggtgtgtgtgtgtatatatatatatatttatttattaagtagatttaaatctatttattttgtatgtataattattatagtttttaggggtataaaatttaatatgtatatatatatatataattattatagttaatattttgggtataattattatagtatatataattattataattattatagttaatttaatatatatatatataattattatagtttttaggggtataaaattgttaaattaatatatatatatatatatatatataattattatagtattttttagggttataaattattaaattaatattctgcttatcatgtatcgtgttacccacgtgtatatccgaacaaacccgttatcttaacaggtgcttatcgggttacccgataacgacccgtttcgttatcgtgtcgacccgaacacctgttaatttcgtgttgtgtcgtgtcgggttatcgggtcgtgtcaggaattgccaggcctaccgGTTAGTAAGTAAAGGGTAAAAAAAGACAAAATGAGAGTTTTATGAAAGATTAATCTAATTTGTGACACAAAGATCTTGAATTTTAACAAGTGTTTTTCTTACTTCAATTCTCAGCTCCGCTTCTAAATAACTGTTATAGCGTTGTTAGCATTTTCCAACCCTAACCATGCGTAATATGCTTCAATCACGTAATAAACATGTATCCATTTTTGAAAGATGCTACACAATTCAACTTTATACCAAATCATCTCCTAAAAGAGCTACATACCAAATAATAGTAAAGTTTTATACGATCACATAAGATCATGGATCCTCTTCCTAACTTCATATGGAATGCATATACATGGTAAATTTTACCCTTTTTACATCACGGATCAAGGCACATACTAACTTACTACCTTTGTGACCTTTGCCGTGCCGCCACGGgaaaacagaagaagaaaaaaatggaaataaaaCCAAATAGGAAGGGCACGCGGAATTACCGCGTATTCTGAGGTTGTACGGTTTAGCAGGGGACACAACAAATATAGAGAGAGAACGAAAGCGGTGAGAGAGAAGCAGCAGAGGTTGTGGTGGTGGGTGGCGGAGGTGGCATATTGGTAAACTAGAAGGCCAAACTCCAGTTTCTTGTTGGATTCGGATGGCAGAGGTCGAGCCCAAAGATACTAACGGCACTAGCAACGGTAGTGCCAATTCGAATTCGAACCCCGCCGATCAGCCGGACCGCCTTGTTCGTGTCTACGCCGATGGGATCTACGATCTCTTCCACTTCGGCCACGCTCGCTCGCTCGAGCAGGCCAAGAAATCGTCAGTCTCTCTCTACCCCTCtacctctctctatctctctctgttTACAATTGCCATTTGCTGCTTTGGTTCTGTGTTTTTCTTCGTTTTTGAAATCTGGGTTGCTCCTATTTCCGACCAATATTTCGTTTTTTCATGAAATTCGTAGCTTTTGTGTTATTTATTACCTGGGTATCTTTTATTTTGCTGTGATTTTTTGCTTATGGTGTGAAATTTACTTTCTTCTTCGATGATTTCCGTTTGTCTATTGATTGGATATGTTGATTGGTTAATCATTTTCTTTGTCGTATACATCGTTTTGCTTAAGTTTATTGGATTCATATGAGATAAAAGCTTATGGAATTGCAATCTTGAAGTATGTGAATAGTTACAAAGATGTTTCCTAGGTTAAAAATTGTGGGGCTTAGCtttttatttgattgttttcatgttACTTTTTCTGTAATTTGATATCGTTGTTGCTGTTAACTTGTGAAATGGATATGTGGTCTGCTTTTGCACTTTTTTCTTATGAATTCGAATTGCCATTTCAGGTTCCCTAACACCTATCTGCTCGTCGGTTGTTGTAATGATGAAACCACTCACAAGTTTAAAGGGAAAACTGTTATGACAGAGTCTGAACGTTATGAATCTCTTCGCCATTGCAAGTATGAGCGCCCTCTCTTACTTCTTCTCCCTCTCCACCTCGTAATTCTTCCTTACAATCTTGGTATTGCGTGTGTGTAATGTGTATTAATGACACATTTTCACGATAGAATTTATGAGAGTCATGTGATCAAGGGCAGGAAATATGTGTTTTGTTTGCAGGTGGGTAGATGAAGTCATTCCTGATGCTCCTTGGGTGATCAATCAAGAATTTCTTGACAAGCATGAGATTGGCTTTGTAGCCCATGACTCTCTACCGTAAGGATACTTTATCCAAGTTCTCACCTTTGAGCTTTACTGTTATGCTGTTTGGTGACTTTtgggtaccgtttggtacgtgggacgggacgggacggaaggGGACGagccgttccgtcccacgtttggtgcgcctaaaaactgTGGAATGGGTTGTCCCATAGGacgaaatttggctgatttttcgttccacctctttcccctggaacgacccgttccacatccgtggaacacaaatttataacattttatgacaaaatttctccttatctttttcaatatttacatcatctgatccgtcctgttccgtcccgtcccgtcctgtCCTGTTCcatcccgtctgcgtaccaaacggtaccttaagTACTTTTGGAACATTTATGAAATTCTTCAGTTTTGTttgtatgctttttttttttttcgttttctcCAGTATATTTCTCTCAGTATTCCGTTCTTTTGAAATACATGGTATATCTtagatattaataaatttaaaaagtaaGTGCATATTTGTTACATTTTTTCTATTGTAAATTTAATAGTGACAATGGTTATGTATTCTTTTGTACTTTGCATTTTTTTTGTACAGTTATGCTGATGCAAGTGGAGCTGGGCAAGACGTGTACGAATTTGTAAGCTCGAGACAAGTGCTTTTCTTTTGTATCTATTTTCCTTTTATCTTTAACATATAATTTGTTAAGCGGTTCTTTTCTTATAGGTCAAAGCCGTGGGGAGGTTTAAGGAAACAAAGAGAACTGATGGGATTTCAACTTCGGACATTATAATGAGAATTGTAAAAGATTATAACCAGTATGTGTTGCGTAACTTGGATCGTGGATATACAAGAAAAGAGCTTGGTGTTAGTTTTGTGAAGGCAagattctttttgttttttatatatTCAGTTTTCCTACTATGTAATATGGCTTTGTGGGTTCTCGTCCCAAATTGACCTAGCTGTTGAGACGGTAAGCTTTCCATGGTGAAAAAAAACTCATCtttctgattttgtttggtATAAATAGGAAAAGCGATTAAGGGTGAACATGAGATTGAAGAAGTTTCAAGAGAAAGTGAAGGAACATCAAGAGAAGGTAGGAGAGAAGGTATGTCATTCTCTTTTTACTATATATTGTTCTGCTGTAATTGCAGGATGTAATGGGAGAATTTGCATGGACTTAATTGGCCGCCTTATCATAATTTACTGATTGCAAAAGTTCAGAAATTTGGCATTAAGAGGGAACTGATTTACTGATAATGTTCTCAGCTTCTAGTTCGATATTATTTGTGTTGCTCCTGCTTACACGGCACGTCTTGAGTTTTTAGACATGTTAAACCCTGCTTCTATATGCATAGCATGATGTAATGGCACAAGGTACCCACAAGCCATCACCCATTTTTGGGAAAGAAAGCCATCTCaccaaattaaaaaacaatGTCAAAACGTTTTACTTAACGAATGAAGCAATATTGTCAAATTGACTGGACTAAAGTTTATTAATTAGGTAGTAGAATTGTTAGAGCAAACTTGATAGCTACTGCAAACATTTGTTTGGGTGCTTGATTTGATGAAGTATAATTAATAAGTCTTATGATCTTCAATCTTTATGCATGCACCCTCATACATGCATACATTTACGAGAACAAAAGGTTTTTGTCTTGAAGTAACAGATTCCTCCCTCCTGATATGAGAGAAATTACTTTGGTTCTTGCATTAAGCCATCACCATCCGTTTGCTAATTACTAGATTGTAAATTGCTTTCACACAATCCAATGACTGTTTATGTTTCTTACTGGTGGATTTCTGACTCGGTATTCTAGATTCAAACTGTTGCCATGCATCGTAATGAATGGGTTGAAAATGCTGATCGCTGGGTTGCTGGATTTCTTGAGATGTTTGAAGAAGGTTGCCATAAAATGGTAAAGACAATATATGCATTACCACTTACATATAGACTGATATTTCTACAAGTATAAATTGTCTTCATCATTTTGGTGTCCTTCCCCTGCGGTGTGGGAATGTTTCAGGGCACAGCCATCAGAGATCGAATTCAAGAGAGCTTACGAGGGCAGCAGTCGGGAGAAAAATATCTGCTGGAAAATGGTAAGGTGGACAGCGATGATGGACAAGAATATTATGATGAGGATGATGACGAAGAGTACTACGATGATGAAGAATACTATGACGATGAAGAATATTATCAAGAGGTATATGGAAAAGAAGGGAACAGTGCGAAcgaaaagaaggagaaagaaaaggaTGAGAAAGAACAGAATGTGAAAGTAGAGTAGTAGGTTGTTATGGAGTTCTGTACAATGGTATAAGGTTGCGTTTGATGATATATGAATTCCGTGGTTGAGAAGGGGGTCCGAAACATATGTTTAGTGTAATTTcgcctgtttttttttttttttttttttttttttgttcatcgCCAGTGTGCTTAGAACTCCATTACATGAGACATAGTTATACATGATAGTGCTATTTACCTTTGCGTTTCTGCTTCCATTTTGGCCAACTTGAACTTGTACTTTGTGTTCTTTTTGCTTGTTCAGTTTTGTTGTTTGGTTAATGGTCATGCGCTATGATGTATCTAGTAATCGATATGAGACTAAAACCACTTAATAATTAAACACTAGCTTACTATGGTTATCCCTATGCGTGTAACATTTTTAGTCCAAAGAACTCGTTTGGTGtttaggattggattggataactAGTTTTGGTGAATGTTGATTGAAAAAATGGATATCAACGTCTACCCATGTCCAAGTTAGGTTTGGCTTCTCTTCTGCATTTGTCCACCTTAAAGACAGAAGATGAATTAGTCGTGAAACAGCTTGTGCCTGCCAATCCCATAAAATGGTACAAATGGGATTGATAATCTAGCAAGACAAAACATGACAAACCAAGAAATTGAAATGTAACATAAAGATTTTTATTGGTTCGTCTTAAGCCTATCCAGTTCGGAGACGACAATGAAATTTCATTAATAAATAATAGGAAATCACACGAATGTGTTTAAGGCTTTTGAGCTAAAATGGTCTTTGAGATTGatataactcttcactttggttCATAAGAATTGAAATCGAAAGAAGTGGTCGTTGAGTTTattcaccatcaatcattttgttcATTCCGTGGAAAATCTTTGTTaaataaggaaaaaaataacaaaaatactctcaatttttgtcaaatcattttggcctattATTTagtaaattgagggtatttttgtcattttggtccttattaAGAAAGATTTTTCATGGAAGGACCAAAATTATTGATGGTAGACAACCTTAGGAACCACTTTTatggatttcaaatctcagagacccACGTGATGAGTTATGCCAATCTCAAGAACAATTTTGGCTAAAATGCCTTTTGTATTCATACAACTTTCATTAAGGATAACcgtgaatttttattttcttaaggggCTTTTAGATCCAATATAGATTTTAGGAGTGAGTCCAGTTatctaattacatgtttttatttcttttactcattttatatttttaaaaaataaaaaaaatcaattaaaatcttctaatatcatgcattttccaactCCAAAGAATCTAATTAATATCctataacaaaaaaactaatatactaacataaatctaTATTGAAAACATTATATCCTAACTcaagtaacaaatatatgaatatatatattatacatataagtgtgatatgaaacctaactaaaaggtagaaaaaacataatatacctacaagcaaGACACAATAATCTGTGACATGTTGATTATGAAAAAGAATATGTCATATAGGTAGGTAAATATAATTAATCTGTGATATacgttgattataaaaattaaaaataaaatctataaatgggGTTTAAAGCGAGGAAGAACAAGAcattaaaaaaaacagaaataatcaaagagataattaggaagaagtttaatttttataataaatcttatcaTTGAAGAGATAAttcttaataataaaataattagatttaAGGAATtagacttattttaataaactgGACAATTTCTACTATTGGTTAAAAAAAACGACTTATATCAGGTTTtccttttcttattctttttattttttattttttaactatacatttatccacacacccctttttacttctctcacaccccttgttaacttttgtcatttgatcttctttaattcattcgatccgacgacaaaaaattaaaagggtgtgagagaagtaaaaaggggtgtgtggatatcacacccctagtTATAACCTCTAGCTCCCATAGTTATACAATTATTTTAGTCCAACATGATTATAGAAAGATTGTACTATATCACATTTACTTATCAAGTTTTGATAAGAGAGAAATGATTAATCACTTGCCTTGTCCCCAACTCTATGTCCTGTAGTGCCTTCACAACCTTTTAGCCCTTTACAATCTTATGCTTGATTATTTCTCTTTCAATCAACATCGACAAGGTGAAGTGAAGCACATATATTCATGACCCAATACACATTGGCGGCAATAATTCGACTGTGAATAGCATAACCCAAAACAGATTGGGCGGCAGGTGTAAGGGTCAAAGACCTTTGAAATTGAAAGTACTAATTATGCAACACCTATATTTTTCCAGGTGAAATTAAATACCTTATATTATGTGTTCAATTCTACAATCGAATTGCCAATGGGACATTTTTATTTTCGATGTACCATACATAACATTCTCGACATTTTTATAAGTATTCAAAGACAAATGTTGCAACGTAGATGAAATTCCTCTTTACATATTAAAccaaacttgaaaactttattCATCTTTCCCCGTTGTTACCATAAACAATGCCAAACTTGATACAACGAAAGAAACATATGAAAAATAGTTACTGCAACCATTCATAAAATGATATTGAACTGTGCTGAATAAAAAGTTAAATTTGATCAATAAAACGACCCAATGAAGTGTAAGAGGAACCACCAAACTCCAAGgcttttttacctttttcactCGTCTCTTTCACTCTCTTCCTTGTATCACTATCAAGTTCCATCACTTCCTTAATCCCTCTCTCTATTTCTTCTGCGCTCACCACTACTTCACTCTCCGTCTTATAATCCATCTTAATCTCCACTGCCAATCCCAACTCCAACAGCTCAAATGCATTCGATTGTTGCTCTGCGTACATTGGCCACGTCGCAATCGGCACGCCGTGCCATATACTCTCCAGAGCGGAATTCCACCCGCAATGCGACACGAAACCTCCGACCGCCGGGTGAGATAATATCGCCACTTGCGGAGCCCATCCTAGGACCTTCCCGGTCGTGGCTGTCCGATCAAGGAACCCTTCGGGCAAGACTGCCTTGGGATCCGCATAGTCGCTTGGCAAGGTCAAGGTCCCCTTGGGCGGGGGCTTGCGTAGGGACCACAAGAACCGAAGCCCGCTGTGCTCCAGCGCGCAGGCTATCTCTTTCACTTGGGCCTCACAGAAGCTACCCATGCTCCCGAAGCACAGGAACAACACCGACAACGGGGGCTGATCGTCAAGCCAATCCAGGATATCAGACTTTTCTCTGGCCTTATCCGGAGCCACACGAGTATCATCACTCTTCAGATTCAACAGGGGCCCCACAGGGTACACCGGAGGGGTCTTACCGTCCGACAGGGAGTGAATCGCATGGGCTTCCAGCTCCGAGAACGTGTTCACCAAAATACCCTTGGTTTCTCTAAACCCAGTTCCAAAGTCGAGGAAGATCGCGGCGCCTTCCTTGTCCGAAAGCTCACTAGGGAACACTTTAGTGGGCACAGGGTTGACAAAACTCGGGATGACCAACTCAGTACTCGAGTTAATCAATTCATAGATATCCTTGTCGTGTTCGTTGCGAAGCGACGCGAGATGCAACCAGAGCCCTAGCATGGCGGCGCTGGATGTGTAGAAGAGGAAAGAAGGAACTCCAAACTCGTTTGCCACGTCAATCATAGAGGTGCAGAACATGTCAATGACGAACCCGGCAAGAGCCCTAGGGTTTTTGGACTCGGACTGAGCTGATTGATCAGTGAGTAGTTTCGTGACAGCTTCTTTGACGTGGATTTTGTGACTCTCAACGAATGGGTTGACGAAAAAGGGGAAGACGAGTGGTATGTCGACTAGGGTTTCGGGGaggttgatgaagttgatgcgGTGTGAGATTGAAGAGTCTGTGTTGGTGAAGAGTTTGTCGAAGGGGAGCTTCATGATGAGGATTGTGATGAAGAGTTGATCATCTTGAGCGACGAGTTGCTTTGCGATCTCAACCGTTGATATGATGTGGCCAATGCCTGGGGCTGGGACGAACACTAGCTCTGCTGGCTTCTTCATTTCGATTTAGTGTGGAAGAAGTATTTTATTGAAATGCTAAGTTCAGCTGAAaatcatctatatatataatactacgTAGACTGCATTTTAGTGCACGGTATTTTAAATAACAGTGGGACCTATACTTGTATTAGCGAGTTCTCTAATACCAGTACATTGGGGGTATATAAATCATAGAATAATTCTTGATCACTCAAAGATGAGGAGGAATTCCTCCTTAAAATGTTTCGTGGACGATTTACAGAACTTCGTGTTATAATGATCGAAATAGTTAATGATGTAAATCATTATGTAAAGATCatctttactaaaaaaaaaataaaattaaaacaaagtttGTTCTATCAATCAATCGCAGCAAATGGATAAAAAAGTTCGTAATACTTTTACTAATTTTGACTGAATTTTATAACACAACAATCTcactcttttttattatttgtagaGGTGATCTTTACACAGTGATGTATAATATGAAAAATTCTAATTGTAAGTACAAAATTGTGTGAATCTGTAACAACGCATTTGAGGAAGATATCTCCTCAACGTTTCAATAGCCAAGTATTATTCCATGTCCTATATATCATGTGCATGCATGGCCGGTGGTATGGCGCTGGTGTTTTAATTCCTGGAATTTTTCAGATAGAGGTGATGATGTCATGCCTTTGCTGTCATTTGCTAGTTATTAATACCCTAACTAGAACATGCAGTTTCcagttgaaaatcaatagaaattaagaagagaagaagaatgtTATGAGAATTAGCTGTGACCATTTGTTAGGTATACCAGCTGATGGAAGGGACAGCAGTTCATATCAGTGAACTGAATATCCTCGTGGTTCCTTGATTACCACACAACTAAACaactatacatacatacatacatacatacatacatacatatatatatatatatatatatatataaatatatttgcGTGTGTGTGTAATATATCTCTGATGAGGAAGCGTATATTCTCGCATAGGATCCATGGATTACAAGTTTACAACAAACACGATGCATGTGGATCTGAAGAATGCAATTTTAAAACGTAAATGATGCATGTGATAATTTCAGAGTGCTAATACACGTCTATTTAGGCCATTTTCAACCGATCCGGCCAGAGGACCATATgaccgaaaatagccctaagaAGGTTAGGTCAAATGGCTCGTGGGCCCCATCGAGCCACAAAAGGAGAATTGGGCCAACTGGCTTGCCCAAACTAGCCAGCTAGGCAACCCCAGTTGGTCCAGCGTTTTGAAGCCCAATGGCTACTTGCTGACATCAGCTAGCCGTtaaatttgaataaatttttttttacatttttttaaaattaatttttttcctataattacctaagccattaaacaacattaaataacattaagtaacattatacaacattaaacaatattaaacaacattaaataacattaagtaacattaaacaacattaaaaaatatttaataacatgaaacttaaacaacataaaaaaaatacttaacaacataaaacttaaacgcttgctccatgcttcttttggcccaaagatgtgcaacaagatcctgttgtaggtacttgtttgtggcacgcAAATGTATCATCctatccaaaaaattattgagattacataTCGACAAGAAATCTAGAGAGTTACTCACAGATCAACACATGACACTCGAAATCCGAGacgtaaaattattgagattcctTATCGACAAGAAATCTGCAAAGTTACTCATAGATCGACACGTGGTATTCGAAATACGAGacgtaaaattattgagattcctTATTGATAATAAACCTGCAAAGTTActctaggggtgggttcaaaaaaccgaaaacagaaaaaaccgaaaaccaaattgaaccgaagccgaaaaaaaccgaaccgaagctGCCAAATCGAACTGAACCGAATTTGGCTggtttggttttaatttttaaggtCCGGAAACCAAACtggaccgaaccgaaccgaaaaaaaaatataaatactaAAAAACATGCAGGCGTCAAGGTTTAAACCCCTTCCCTGCAGGTTGGGGTTAGTCGCTGCAAGCCCACTTGACTGTAGGCTTTGAATTGTAATAATTGCACCAGTAAGTTATTTATAGGTTTCTTGTATTTaatgctttataaaatttcttaactttacaaaccctagccgtcTCACTCCCATTTCCCATTTCCCATTTCATATCTCAAACACTATCTCTCTCCCATTTCCCATTTTCGCTgcttcctcagtctctctctctctctctctctctctctctctcttcttcctctcttcctccaaatcactctCTCTCCAGTCTTCTcatgtcctcctcctcttcttccaaACCATGATTTTCCCTTCTTCCACACCATGATTTTCCCTCGCCCCTTTCGAATCGGAACCCCCTCCAAATTGGAAGATTCTAATCCGGGTTTTCCGATCTCTCACAGGTaattttcaaatcaaaacgaatatg
Protein-coding sequences here:
- the LOC114822432 gene encoding choline-phosphate cytidylyltransferase 2-like isoform X2; the encoded protein is MAEVEPKDTNGTSNGSANSNSNPADQPDRLVRVYADGIYDLFHFGHARSLEQAKKSFPNTYLLVGCCNDETTHKFKGKTVMTESERYESLRHCKWVDEVIPDAPWVINQEFLDKHEIGFVAHDSLPYADASGAGQDVYEFVKAVGRFKETKRTDGISTSDIIMRIVKDYNQYVLRNLDRGYTRKELGVSFVKEKRLRVNMRLKKFQEKVKEHQEKIQTVAMHRNEWVENADRWVAGFLEMFEEGCHKMGTAIRDRIQESLRGQQSGEKYLLENGKVDSDDGQEYYDEDDDEEYYDDEEYYDDEEYYQEVYGKEGNSANEKKEKEKDEKEQNVKVE
- the LOC114822432 gene encoding choline-phosphate cytidylyltransferase 2-like isoform X1 encodes the protein MAEVEPKDTNGTSNGSANSNSNPADQPDRLVRVYADGIYDLFHFGHARSLEQAKKSFPNTYLLVGCCNDETTHKFKGKTVMTESERYESLRHCKWVDEVIPDAPWVINQEFLDKHEIGFVAHDSLPYADASGAGQDVYEFVKAVGRFKETKRTDGISTSDIIMRIVKDYNQYVLRNLDRGYTRKELGVSFVKEKRLRVNMRLKKFQEKVKEHQEKVGEKIQTVAMHRNEWVENADRWVAGFLEMFEEGCHKMGTAIRDRIQESLRGQQSGEKYLLENGKVDSDDGQEYYDEDDDEEYYDDEEYYDDEEYYQEVYGKEGNSANEKKEKEKDEKEQNVKVE
- the LOC103426018 gene encoding UDP-glycosyltransferase 71A15-like: MKKPAELVFVPAPGIGHIISTVEIAKQLVAQDDQLFITILIMKLPFDKLFTNTDSSISHRINFINLPETLVDIPLVFPFFVNPFVESHKIHVKEAVTKLLTDQSAQSESKNPRALAGFVIDMFCTSMIDVANEFGVPSFLFYTSSAAMLGLWLHLASLRNEHDKDIYELINSSTELVIPSFVNPVPTKVFPSELSDKEGAAIFLDFGTGFRETKGILVNTFSELEAHAIHSLSDGKTPPVYPVGPLLNLKSDDTRVAPDKAREKSDILDWLDDQPPLSVLFLCFGSMGSFCEAQVKEIACALEHSGLRFLWSLRKPPPKGTLTLPSDYADPKAVLPEGFLDRTATTGKVLGWAPQVAILSHPAVGGFVSHCGWNSALESIWHGVPIATWPMYAEQQSNAFELLELGLAVEIKMDYKTESEVVVSAEEIERGIKEVMELDSDTRKRVKETSEKGKKALEFGGSSYTSLGRFIDQI